The Methanohalophilus portucalensis genome window below encodes:
- a CDS encoding site-2 protease family protein, which translates to MVMKAGWKQRIKMGLKRKPSVDPQVKHLIDWMYLQVSPFFRVYEVNYHAGSVYFYGMPRVSRKIIQESLTAQFASRGYNLAIESKLGEEVIAAIPFKQGKDRVWINVVLAIATFFTTMFAGASMFGADVIADPISAFEGLPFTIAIMGVLGSHEMGHYLAARRHGMQTSLPYFIPFPSIIGTMGAVIKHKGMIPDRKSLFDVAVSGPLVGLVASVIVTIIGLMQPPVEFSQAPGTLMIDLQMPPLFAFIQWLMGSSGQTIHPVAFAGWVGMFVTLLNLLPSGQLDGGHAMRAMLGEKAKYISSAMPVLLGLIAIYIGTVMGQNAGIWFFWAILLFLFAAAGHPRPMEDRNELGGKRMLLGIVTFVLGLLCFTPVPFTIVTV; encoded by the coding sequence ATGGTAATGAAGGCTGGCTGGAAACAAAGGATTAAGATGGGTTTGAAACGGAAACCTTCAGTAGACCCTCAGGTCAAACATCTTATTGATTGGATGTATCTTCAGGTAAGTCCTTTTTTCAGGGTATATGAGGTGAACTATCATGCCGGGTCGGTCTATTTCTATGGAATGCCACGGGTTAGCCGCAAGATCATACAGGAATCTCTCACGGCACAGTTTGCCTCCAGGGGTTACAACCTTGCTATCGAATCAAAGTTAGGGGAAGAGGTAATTGCAGCGATTCCCTTCAAACAAGGAAAGGACAGGGTCTGGATTAATGTTGTGCTGGCAATAGCCACTTTTTTTACAACCATGTTTGCCGGTGCAAGCATGTTCGGAGCAGATGTAATTGCAGATCCAATCTCTGCTTTTGAAGGTTTGCCTTTTACTATTGCTATAATGGGTGTGTTGGGTTCACACGAGATGGGACACTACCTCGCAGCTCGCAGGCACGGAATGCAAACTTCCCTGCCCTATTTCATTCCCTTTCCTTCCATTATCGGAACAATGGGGGCGGTTATCAAGCACAAGGGAATGATACCGGATAGGAAATCCCTGTTTGATGTGGCAGTTTCAGGCCCCCTTGTAGGACTTGTGGCCTCAGTAATTGTAACGATCATAGGTTTGATGCAACCTCCTGTGGAGTTCTCTCAGGCACCCGGGACCCTTATGATAGACCTGCAGATGCCTCCCCTATTTGCCTTCATTCAATGGTTAATGGGTTCCAGTGGCCAAACCATTCACCCTGTGGCTTTTGCCGGCTGGGTGGGCATGTTTGTCACCCTGCTCAACCTACTGCCTTCGGGTCAGCTGGATGGAGGGCATGCCATGCGTGCAATGCTTGGTGAAAAAGCTAAATACATTTCTTCAGCAATGCCGGTTCTACTCGGATTGATAGCCATTTATATAGGTACTGTAATGGGTCAGAATGCTGGAATCTGGTTTTTCTGGGCGATTTTACTCTTCCTTTTTGCTGCCGCAGGCCATCCCCGGCCAATGGAAGACAGGAACGAACTTGGTGGCAAAAGGATGCTGCTGGGAATAGTTACTTTCGTGCTGGGCCTGTTGTGTTTCACACCGGTTCCTTTTACTATAGTTACTGTTTAA
- a CDS encoding TIGR04013 family B12-binding domain/radical SAM domain-containing protein, with product MDINLRWHRKNSYSLATLYPLLENAGFVRHPVDGIMVYSFSTAQKRSIFREVSSSKTDSVYIAGGPHPSGSVEETLGFFDYVVVGEGEETLPELVDTLQMGGDVSKVAGIAYKKDGNIVHTGARQPVNLDDYPCFDCDGPRSPIEISRGCPWNCKYCQTPRLLGHKMRHRSIDSIVHYARCYNDLRFISSNAFAYGGAGIHPRLDKVEKLLASLAELEGKNIYFGTFPSEVRPEFITEDALELVDKYCTNKSISLGGQSGSDRILRQIHRGHSSEDIFNAVEHCVNKAIVPMVDFIFGFPGENEEDQRITLDMINWIISKGGKVRAHYLTPLPSTPYENIVPAPIEPDVNKLLGKLALDGNLTGKWA from the coding sequence GTGGATATAAATCTCCGATGGCATCGAAAGAATTCATACAGTCTGGCGACCCTTTATCCCTTGCTTGAAAATGCCGGTTTTGTCCGGCATCCGGTTGACGGCATAATGGTGTACAGTTTTTCCACCGCCCAAAAAAGAAGCATATTTAGGGAAGTATCCTCTTCAAAAACAGATTCTGTCTATATAGCAGGAGGGCCGCATCCATCAGGCTCAGTGGAAGAAACTCTTGGGTTTTTTGATTATGTGGTGGTCGGAGAGGGAGAAGAAACCCTGCCAGAACTTGTGGATACCCTGCAGATGGGTGGAGATGTTTCAAAAGTAGCCGGTATCGCCTACAAAAAAGATGGTAATATTGTGCATACGGGTGCCCGGCAACCGGTAAACCTTGATGATTATCCCTGTTTTGACTGTGATGGCCCCAGGTCACCAATTGAAATCAGCCGGGGATGTCCCTGGAATTGTAAATATTGCCAGACTCCCAGACTTTTAGGTCACAAAATGCGTCATCGAAGTATTGATTCCATTGTTCATTATGCACGCTGCTACAATGACCTGAGATTTATCTCTTCAAATGCTTTTGCCTACGGAGGTGCCGGGATTCATCCAAGGCTGGATAAAGTTGAGAAATTACTTGCCTCCCTTGCAGAACTTGAGGGAAAAAATATCTATTTTGGCACTTTCCCCTCGGAAGTGCGTCCTGAATTCATTACAGAGGATGCTCTGGAACTGGTGGATAAATACTGCACAAACAAAAGTATAAGCCTGGGTGGCCAATCAGGCAGTGATAGGATCCTCAGACAAATTCACAGGGGACATAGCAGTGAAGATATCTTTAATGCCGTTGAGCACTGTGTGAACAAAGCTATCGTGCCGATGGTGGATTTCATATTCGGTTTTCCCGGTGAAAACGAAGAGGACCAGCGAATCACCCTCGATATGATCAATTGGATAATCAGTAAAGGGGGCAAGGTGCGGGCTCACTATCTGACCCCCCTGCCTTCGACACCTTATGAAAATATAGTTCCTGCACCGATTGAACCGGATGTAAATAAACTTCTGGGTAAACTGGCACTGGATGGGAATTTGACAGGAAAATGGGCTTAA
- a CDS encoding YkgJ family cysteine cluster protein, with the protein MQIALISKELAQARSDLSAVEAYPFEELVDIIKDVGFECSRCTRCCTRDYNDHVFLLEKDVERIRMTDPSKITPAPYFDYCDNKGNFYVQGYALTYKDDGTCAFLGEDGLCTIYKQRPSICSIYPYMLNREPDRKGKLLWRHVAGLNEHGYYHCEMTEKDAMQMAKDVIEYETGFLQHRIDFLTTLLSHFRENKLKPSQRQYERQMKKYNSGKEIVVNVYHCGQFHTHSIKDKS; encoded by the coding sequence ATGCAGATAGCTTTGATAAGTAAAGAGCTCGCACAGGCCAGATCAGATCTTTCTGCCGTAGAGGCATATCCTTTTGAAGAACTGGTTGATATAATCAAAGATGTGGGTTTTGAATGCAGCAGATGCACACGCTGTTGCACCCGCGACTACAATGATCATGTTTTCCTGCTGGAGAAGGATGTTGAGAGAATCAGGATGACCGATCCTTCAAAAATTACACCTGCGCCTTATTTTGATTACTGTGATAACAAGGGCAATTTCTATGTACAGGGGTATGCCCTGACCTACAAGGATGACGGCACCTGTGCTTTCCTGGGAGAAGATGGCCTGTGTACCATATATAAACAGAGACCTTCGATATGCAGCATATATCCGTATATGCTCAATCGCGAACCCGACAGAAAAGGCAAGCTCCTGTGGAGACATGTAGCAGGCCTGAACGAACACGGTTACTATCACTGTGAAATGACTGAGAAGGATGCCATGCAGATGGCAAAAGACGTGATAGAATATGAAACCGGATTCCTGCAACACCGAATAGATTTCCTTACTACCCTGTTATCCCATTTCAGAGAAAATAAACTCAAACCTTCCCAGAGACAGTACGAAAGACAGATGAAAAAATACAATTCAGGGAAAGAAATTGTCGTTAACGTGTACCACTGCGGACAATTTCATACTCACAGTATTAAAGATAAAAGTTAA
- a CDS encoding universal stress protein, giving the protein MSHTKMLISIDGSVYSEEVLEAGMEIAKSLDSRIYVVYVVHPGSSLLSNPDSWSPSRRVLEEMGKDAFRKATAIAEEKGLSCETKMLEGYPSDKIMDFAERKSVDMIVIGSRGQQSTREFLLGGVAEKVIRNSKKPVYVVR; this is encoded by the coding sequence ATGAGTCACACAAAAATGCTTATTTCCATTGACGGTTCCGTTTATTCGGAAGAGGTGCTTGAAGCGGGGATGGAAATTGCAAAGAGTTTGGATAGTCGTATTTACGTTGTTTATGTGGTACATCCCGGTTCATCCCTTCTGTCAAATCCTGATTCCTGGAGTCCTTCTCGCCGGGTTCTGGAGGAGATGGGCAAAGACGCATTCAGGAAGGCAACGGCTATTGCAGAAGAGAAGGGTTTGTCCTGCGAGACAAAAATGCTGGAAGGATATCCGTCAGATAAGATCATGGATTTTGCTGAACGAAAGAGTGTTGATATGATCGTCATTGGTTCCAGGGGTCAGCAAAGCACCAGAGAATTCCTGCTTGGCGGTGTTGCGGAGAAGGTGATACGCAATTCTAAAAAACCTGTATATGTAGTCCGTTGA
- the uvrC gene encoding excinuclease ABC subunit UvrC, whose protein sequence is MSENIVQGHPDISDFPHLPGVYLMKDANDTIIYIGKARDLKKRVSQYFQADKNKSPKTKVLVSKIRDIEYIVTSTEVEALILEANLIKKNRPRYNISLKDDKRYPYVKVTINSRYPRIYLVRRRLMDDAVYFGPYTSVKPVRTTLDLISQIFKIRRCHGNPAQKKRPCLNYHINRCMGPCTGDVDAEEYRDNVKAAVKYLRGDTGDLLGKLRQQMQEYAEKQRYEAASVIRDQIEGLKELAKQQRTTAGIDDRDVIGLHVDEKDIYVQLFYVRSGSMVGRADFELNRGKSTSSEIIAEFIKQYYQDSPVPPEIVVPEMPPEEKVILKWLSEKAGRKVTLNIPRIGEKKKLLDMAMKNATMARERSNTEKAKKEGTLKGLEMLQEKLGLGTLPRHIEGFDISNISGTDPVASMVVFKNGTPSKADYRHYNIKSVEGIDDFAMMAESVDRRYSRMKEDKQAVPDLILIDGGEGQVNAASRELQKMQMNIPIIGLAKKFEHIIFPDTHPRKLLILPKKSPALKILMQVRDEAHRFAVASHRKRRSARLSHSELDGIEGIGEKKKKELLQHFGSVEKIRQVEEKEIAEIEGIGKALARRIAEKLREQK, encoded by the coding sequence ATGAGTGAAAATATTGTGCAGGGACATCCGGACATATCGGATTTTCCCCATCTGCCCGGTGTATACCTGATGAAGGATGCAAATGATACCATTATCTACATCGGTAAAGCCAGGGACCTGAAGAAAAGGGTCAGTCAATACTTTCAGGCCGACAAAAACAAGAGTCCAAAAACAAAGGTCCTTGTTAGCAAGATAAGGGATATAGAATACATAGTCACATCCACAGAAGTTGAAGCCCTTATCCTGGAAGCCAACCTTATCAAAAAAAACAGGCCCAGGTACAATATCAGTCTTAAGGATGACAAACGTTATCCCTATGTGAAGGTAACAATCAATTCCAGATACCCGCGCATATATCTGGTCAGACGCAGGTTAATGGATGATGCTGTCTATTTTGGCCCATACACCAGCGTAAAGCCGGTACGCACCACCCTTGACCTGATATCCCAGATATTCAAAATCCGCAGGTGCCACGGCAATCCCGCACAGAAGAAAAGGCCCTGTCTGAACTATCATATAAATCGCTGCATGGGACCCTGTACAGGAGATGTGGATGCGGAAGAATACAGGGATAATGTGAAGGCTGCAGTAAAGTATCTCCGGGGAGACACCGGTGACCTGCTGGGCAAACTCAGACAGCAAATGCAGGAATATGCAGAAAAACAGCGATATGAAGCAGCTTCGGTCATCCGGGACCAGATTGAAGGCTTAAAGGAACTTGCAAAACAGCAGAGGACAACTGCAGGAATCGATGACAGGGATGTCATCGGGTTGCATGTGGATGAAAAGGACATCTATGTGCAGCTCTTTTACGTGAGAAGCGGCAGCATGGTGGGACGGGCGGATTTTGAACTGAACCGGGGGAAAAGTACGTCCTCTGAAATTATTGCCGAATTCATTAAGCAATACTATCAGGATTCCCCTGTACCTCCCGAAATTGTTGTGCCAGAAATGCCTCCAGAGGAAAAAGTAATCCTGAAATGGCTGTCAGAAAAGGCTGGCAGGAAAGTCACCCTGAACATTCCCCGGATAGGGGAAAAGAAAAAACTCCTTGATATGGCGATGAAAAATGCCACAATGGCCCGAGAGAGGTCAAACACGGAGAAAGCAAAAAAGGAGGGGACACTGAAAGGGCTCGAGATGCTGCAGGAAAAACTGGGACTTGGTACTCTGCCCCGACACATAGAAGGTTTTGACATATCCAATATATCAGGAACCGATCCGGTAGCTTCGATGGTGGTTTTCAAAAACGGTACACCTTCAAAAGCGGATTACAGGCATTACAATATCAAAAGTGTTGAAGGAATTGATGATTTTGCCATGATGGCCGAATCTGTTGACAGGCGATACTCCCGCATGAAAGAAGATAAACAAGCCGTTCCTGACCTCATACTTATCGACGGGGGAGAAGGACAGGTCAACGCCGCAAGCCGGGAATTGCAAAAAATGCAGATGAATATACCCATAATCGGCCTTGCCAAGAAATTTGAGCATATAATTTTTCCAGACACCCATCCCCGTAAACTGCTGATTCTGCCAAAAAAATCCCCTGCACTAAAAATACTCATGCAGGTAAGGGACGAAGCACACAGGTTTGCAGTGGCTTCCCACAGGAAAAGAAGATCAGCGAGACTTTCCCATTCCGAGCTGGATGGGATTGAAGGAATCGGGGAAAAGAAAAAGAAAGAACTTCTGCAGCATTTCGGCTCTGTGGAAAAGATCAGACAGGTTGAGGAAAAAGAGATCGCAGAAATAGAGGGAATCGGAAAGGCACTTGCAAGACGTATTGCAGAAAAGCTCAGGGAACAAAAATGA
- a CDS encoding ribonuclease H-like domain-containing protein — translation MLTSTYIHIPGIGKETERKIWSGGITTWNDFLQNKNSINLPDSKKDKIAMEIENSIEKLEIHDIPYFAKSIPTSEHWRGFRNFSDSVAYVDIETTGLSPSSSKITVIGVYDGKDVKSFVRGINLEEIVQEMEQYDFLVTFNGARFDLPFIQREFPQITMEQMHTDLMYPLKRVGFKGGLKNIEHMLGINRSEETEGMDGFEAVRLWKEYEKGNEKALDLLLEYNREDIVNLETILDITYERFVEHCYKGCTPQK, via the coding sequence ATGCTTACAAGTACTTATATCCACATCCCGGGTATCGGGAAAGAAACCGAGAGGAAGATATGGTCCGGTGGAATTACCACATGGAATGATTTCCTGCAGAATAAAAACTCAATAAACCTCCCGGATTCCAAAAAAGATAAAATTGCGATGGAAATTGAAAACTCCATCGAAAAACTGGAGATACACGATATTCCTTATTTTGCAAAATCGATACCTACATCCGAACACTGGAGAGGATTCCGTAATTTTTCGGACTCTGTAGCCTACGTGGATATTGAAACCACAGGGCTTTCACCTTCATCCTCTAAAATAACTGTCATCGGGGTTTATGATGGTAAAGACGTGAAAAGTTTCGTGCGGGGCATAAACCTGGAAGAAATAGTACAGGAGATGGAACAATACGATTTCCTGGTGACTTTTAATGGTGCGCGTTTTGACCTGCCCTTTATACAGCGAGAGTTCCCTCAGATCACAATGGAGCAAATGCATACCGATCTTATGTATCCTTTAAAGAGAGTAGGATTTAAAGGCGGACTCAAAAATATAGAACACATGCTGGGAATCAACCGTTCCGAAGAAACAGAAGGCATGGACGGTTTTGAAGCCGTGCGCCTGTGGAAGGAATATGAAAAAGGGAATGAAAAAGCCCTTGACCTGCTTCTTGAGTACAACCGGGAAGATATAGTGAATCTGGAAACTATCCTGGATATTACATATGAAAGGTTCGTTGAACACTGCTACAAGGGGTGCACACCACAGAAATGA
- a CDS encoding PRC-barrel domain-containing protein produces MRADITSLFGLNVYTNLGTYVGKVDDLVMNVDEGVISGLALSDISRDFFDVPTRGVIIPYRWVVTSGDIVLIRDVVSKFRKKEQVED; encoded by the coding sequence ATGCGCGCAGATATTACATCACTCTTTGGGTTAAACGTATATACCAACCTCGGTACTTATGTGGGTAAAGTTGACGACCTTGTAATGAACGTAGACGAGGGAGTAATAAGTGGTCTTGCTCTTTCTGACATCAGCCGTGATTTTTTCGATGTGCCTACAAGGGGTGTCATAATTCCTTATCGCTGGGTAGTCACAAGCGGGGACATCGTTCTGATCAGGGATGTTGTCAGCAAATTCAGGAAAAAAGAGCAAGTAGAAGACTGA
- a CDS encoding tRNA(His) guanylyltransferase Thg1 family protein, with protein MKEREIYADLRCVSPVILRVDGRNFQRTLKKEGFEKPYDIFFATCMADSIELFFKKSNINPAFAYTFSDEANIVFADLPFDRRVEKLDSVVPSFLSSAFTLFSGIAEPVAFDCRVIPVCNDHFTEYMQWRQQEAWRNFVSSYGYYTLIDEGIDRKSAASVMHGKKSQDIHEMMFERGTNLAKKPAWQRRGVAVYREKYPIEGYNPLLEEKTRSTRSRISQDWDLPLFSTEEGDNFLKRHISLD; from the coding sequence ATGAAAGAGCGAGAGATCTATGCAGATTTGCGTTGCGTATCTCCGGTAATTCTTCGCGTAGATGGCAGAAACTTCCAGCGTACCCTGAAAAAAGAAGGGTTTGAAAAACCCTATGATATTTTCTTTGCCACCTGTATGGCCGATTCAATAGAGTTGTTTTTCAAAAAAAGCAACATAAACCCGGCTTTTGCATACACTTTTTCTGATGAGGCAAACATCGTATTCGCGGATTTGCCCTTTGACAGAAGAGTGGAGAAACTTGATTCGGTTGTACCTTCATTTTTGAGCAGTGCTTTTACGCTTTTTTCAGGAATTGCGGAACCCGTGGCTTTTGACTGTCGCGTGATTCCTGTATGCAATGACCATTTTACCGAATATATGCAGTGGCGACAACAGGAAGCCTGGCGCAATTTTGTTAGTTCTTATGGTTATTACACTCTTATAGATGAAGGTATTGACAGAAAAAGTGCAGCGTCGGTCATGCATGGCAAAAAATCACAGGACATACATGAGATGATGTTTGAAAGAGGCACAAATCTGGCAAAGAAACCTGCATGGCAAAGGCGAGGTGTGGCTGTGTACAGGGAAAAATATCCAATAGAAGGGTATAATCCTCTTCTGGAGGAAAAGACACGTTCCACACGTTCACGTATCTCCCAGGATTGGGATTTGCCTCTTTTCAGTACAGAAGAGGGAGATAATTTCCTCAAAAGACATATATCTCTGGATTGA
- a CDS encoding tyrosine--tRNA ligase gives MDRIDLVKRNAQEIVTEKELDELMEAKAEPSAYTGYEPSGKIHMGHVLTVNKLIDLQKAGFNITVLLADVHAFLNQKGTMEEVKQIADYNRRCFLALGLDPDKTNFVYGSDFQLGEEYMLNVLKLTCTTSLNRARRSMDEVGRTMDDPRVSQMVYPIMQSIDIAMLDVDVAVGGIDQRKIHMLAREGLPGMGYKAPICLHTPILLGLDGDKMASSKGNYISVDDDEAAIKKKMKKAFCPAGEIVDNPVLQLFRYHILPRYEEVVFERPEKFGGNLTCNGYEELEKIFEDGTLHPMDLKNGAVKYMGMLLAPVREVLL, from the coding sequence ATGGACAGAATAGATCTTGTTAAAAGGAATGCTCAGGAAATTGTTACAGAGAAGGAACTGGATGAACTGATGGAAGCAAAAGCAGAGCCTTCTGCATACACCGGTTACGAACCCAGCGGTAAGATACATATGGGCCACGTGCTTACCGTAAACAAATTGATCGACCTTCAGAAGGCCGGCTTCAATATTACGGTACTCCTTGCAGATGTGCATGCCTTCCTGAATCAGAAAGGTACTATGGAAGAAGTAAAACAAATTGCTGATTACAACAGGAGATGTTTCCTTGCACTGGGACTTGACCCTGATAAAACCAATTTTGTTTATGGCTCGGATTTCCAGCTGGGTGAGGAATATATGCTCAATGTACTCAAACTCACCTGTACTACTTCCCTGAACAGGGCCCGCCGCAGTATGGATGAGGTTGGAAGAACAATGGATGATCCGCGGGTTTCCCAGATGGTCTATCCGATAATGCAGTCAATTGATATTGCTATGCTTGATGTTGATGTAGCTGTAGGTGGTATCGACCAGCGTAAGATACACATGCTTGCCCGTGAAGGACTTCCTGGTATGGGTTATAAGGCACCGATATGTCTCCATACTCCAATCCTGCTGGGACTTGACGGCGATAAAATGGCGTCTTCCAAGGGTAATTACATTTCTGTGGATGATGATGAGGCAGCCATCAAGAAAAAGATGAAAAAAGCTTTCTGTCCTGCTGGGGAGATAGTTGATAATCCTGTATTACAGCTCTTCCGCTACCATATATTACCCCGTTATGAAGAGGTCGTGTTTGAAAGGCCTGAGAAATTTGGTGGCAATCTTACATGCAATGGTTACGAGGAACTTGAAAAAATCTTTGAAGACGGAACCCTGCACCCAATGGACCTCAAAAACGGTGCTGTAAAATACATGGGCATGTTACTTGCACCTGTCAGGGAAGTTCTCCTGTAA
- a CDS encoding P-II family nitrogen regulator: MNNDVDDLVLIVTIVKKGWGDTVINASRKAGSKGGTIIFGRGTGVHEKKHFLGNLIEPEKEIVLTIAESANADNILEFIKKDVGLDKPGCGMGFVVPVDKVFGTAHILCELDPECEHQYTDTKD; this comes from the coding sequence GTGAATAATGATGTGGATGATCTTGTCCTTATAGTGACAATCGTGAAAAAAGGATGGGGAGATACTGTAATAAATGCATCCCGTAAAGCAGGTTCAAAAGGCGGAACAATTATTTTCGGAAGGGGTACAGGTGTACATGAAAAGAAACATTTTCTTGGTAATTTAATTGAGCCTGAAAAGGAAATAGTACTAACAATTGCCGAATCCGCAAATGCCGATAACATATTGGAATTTATCAAAAAAGACGTGGGTCTTGACAAACCTGGCTGTGGAATGGGATTTGTAGTACCGGTTGACAAAGTATTTGGAACCGCTCACATATTATGCGAACTGGATCCGGAATGTGAACACCAATACACAGATACAAAAGATTGA
- a CDS encoding DUF1538 domain-containing protein yields MTAIEHSQDLLAVILEVLEALLPLVIFFLVFQLLYLKFPSSYFLKLMAGLSITAMGMILFLYGVYNGFFPVGLEIGSYFGQIKSRWILIPVGLVLGFLATFAEPAVRVLCYQVEESSSGYIKSNLMLYTLSVSVAAFVAIAMAKLVYGIPFLYIIVPGYLLVLVLLWFCDKDFIAIAFDSGGVATGPMAVTFLMSMAVGVATSQPDSNPIVDGFGMIALIALAPIIFVMMLGVYMRYIGGTDSE; encoded by the coding sequence TTGACTGCCATCGAACACAGCCAGGACCTATTAGCCGTGATTCTTGAAGTTCTTGAAGCACTGCTACCACTTGTTATCTTTTTCCTTGTATTCCAGTTATTGTACCTGAAGTTTCCCTCATCATATTTCCTAAAACTTATGGCAGGTCTTTCAATAACTGCGATGGGAATGATCCTGTTTCTCTATGGAGTTTACAACGGATTTTTCCCGGTTGGTTTGGAGATTGGGAGTTACTTTGGACAAATAAAATCCAGGTGGATATTGATACCCGTTGGACTTGTGCTGGGATTTCTGGCCACTTTTGCAGAACCCGCTGTGAGAGTATTATGCTACCAGGTAGAGGAATCATCAAGTGGATACATTAAATCAAATTTAATGCTTTATACTTTATCTGTAAGTGTTGCTGCATTTGTTGCCATCGCAATGGCCAAACTGGTTTATGGAATACCTTTCCTTTACATAATAGTTCCTGGTTATCTGCTTGTACTGGTGTTATTATGGTTTTGTGATAAAGATTTTATAGCAATTGCTTTTGACTCGGGAGGTGTGGCAACCGGACCAATGGCTGTGACCTTCCTTATGTCAATGGCTGTAGGAGTGGCCACATCTCAACCGGATAGCAATCCCATAGTGGATGGATTTGGAATGATTGCATTGATAGCACTTGCACCTATTATATTTGTCATGATGTTAGGTGTATATATGAGATACATAGGAGGAACTGACAGTGAATAA
- a CDS encoding DUF1538 domain-containing protein, with protein sequence MIEDIKETTKEVIQAVLPLTVAVFFLMVIIGMNHDMFLSFFMGSLLVILGMILFLLGVKTGMLPIGESIGSELSKHNSLLFILGSAFILSFMATVAEPDVRVLSSMIDSVSEDSISRNVLILSIASGVGFFVAVSMLRIAYGVPIKYLFTVGYLIILVLSFFTNPDYLAIAYDAGGVTTGPMTVPIILALGIGTVSVLGDKSALTEGFGLIGLASIGPILSVMLLGVFVP encoded by the coding sequence ATGATAGAAGACATCAAAGAAACTACAAAGGAAGTAATACAGGCAGTGCTTCCTTTAACTGTAGCAGTATTTTTTCTCATGGTCATAATTGGAATGAATCATGATATGTTCCTGTCTTTTTTCATGGGTTCATTATTGGTCATATTGGGTATGATCCTTTTTCTTCTGGGTGTAAAAACCGGTATGCTCCCCATTGGGGAATCAATTGGTTCTGAGTTATCAAAACATAATTCTTTATTATTCATCCTTGGTTCTGCATTCATATTATCATTTATGGCAACTGTTGCAGAACCCGATGTGAGGGTACTAAGTTCAATGATTGATTCAGTATCAGAAGATAGTATCTCTCGCAATGTACTGATTCTCTCAATTGCCTCAGGGGTTGGATTTTTTGTGGCCGTATCTATGTTGAGAATCGCCTATGGTGTCCCGATTAAATATCTATTTACCGTTGGGTATCTGATTATTCTGGTATTATCCTTTTTTACAAATCCCGACTATCTGGCCATAGCTTATGATGCAGGTGGGGTAACTACAGGCCCCATGACAGTACCTATAATCCTTGCGCTTGGAATAGGTACAGTTTCGGTACTCGGAGATAAATCTGCACTTACCGAAGGCTTTGGACTGATAGGACTTGCTTCTATTGGACCCATACTCTCAGTAATGCTTCTGGGGGTATTTGTGCCTTGA